In Excalfactoria chinensis isolate bCotChi1 chromosome 5, bCotChi1.hap2, whole genome shotgun sequence, a single genomic region encodes these proteins:
- the ZNF839 gene encoding zinc finger protein 839 isoform X3 produces the protein MAAPEEGGTQAPPRPPPPAEGEPPGAACGAALGAAASGSFPSPVEPRAVPEELARSSAALEGDTVLYVQAEGAGPSAEEQPPSPSRHAATPLGPAELRRVIERVSGARELRESTPPLRDGGPELPPPPAAVVQNAAQQLRSVAQRVALQRGTALPPARLLPPQQLEAICVQVQPGQMKETERPVPSSAPVQSKTVMLSQSVGRNSSVPGLGIINPQIIKIQPVTGPERQQQLFLHSSSESPIQLLMQKPLPSHGSVPVNKIPTSKVLNGQKTARATVSPARSSNTAASSTNALMPCLEKKQKDDKLKKSLKVKTRSGRISRPPKYKAKDYKFIKMEDLADGHQSDSDDYSELSVEDDEEGKVKGKDALFNCSNYNLKPKMFKCQTCEKSYIGKGGLARHYKLNPGHGQLESVPQKTPLNKPNGSMFVDNLCGIGEEITSPVHLNSIAATLNNENALPTTLEETAGSLVEQTSKSAESRNLLAEQQNESSSGHRGPITAKGPGRPRRTKSRGRPRMRGRSRCSGRLSRPGQSPSKSLSSVSTERSVFRRKARLKELIQQCDNEDLMELALPRLTELVTVYEFLLMKVEKGCPAKACFPDVYREFEELHNMVAESLGITEITAGQQKMQGVDSCSQHVIKMVSEQAPVETLGQKRLAESSGEELLPSAKRTKLEDVMENVNNAYSSQDEVKEKSGNLCTLFEKDGLNPLNREILLSEDRRVTCCTAGSILPAEEECNLLVDSEVRIDAENSGTFSQTVELRIEYSQPVDGQGPAISADTSLLHTEIVLPVEAGSSPELAEAHLVSQNTAGGLSAPEPCNSVSEHAVGIQSTNLAMSEENGLNQKCQTPQEENQNFAVKGQSEQCHDAGVAEMQEMEKAFSTHVPINHPRGAQAELHQNPVQEASLSAGVNHDCAYNNVNEFSCGTEEQHELENAVTDQTVAFEITDESHDFFTQGHEQIFIQTSDGLILSHPDAAVLSQAEGIVIVTDSDGTTMHIRTPDGIPLETVEALLAMEADGQSEDVLLSQSELEP, from the exons ATGGCGGCTCCTGAGGAGGGGGGCACCCAGGCGCCGCCGCGCCCTCCTCCCCCGGCTGAGGGCGAGCCCCCCGGAGCCGCCTGCGGGGCGGCCCTCGGCGCGGCGGCAAGCGGCAGCTTTCCGTCCCCGGTGGAGCCGCGGGCGGTGCCGGAGGAGCTGGCTCGGAGCTCGGCCGCTCTGGAAGGCGACACCGTCCTCTACGTGCAGGCGGAGGGCGCGGGGCCGAGCGCGGAGGAGCAGCCGCCTTCGCCGTCCCGCCACGCCGCCACGCCTCTGGGCCCCGCGGAGCTGCGGAGGGTGATCGAGAGGGTGAGCGGGGCCCGAGAGCTGCGGGAATCGACGCCGCCGCTCCGGGACGGCGGCCCCGAGCTCCCCCCGCCGCCGGCAGCCGTCGTGCAGAACGCGGCCCAGCAGCTGCGGAGCGTCGCCCAGCGCGTGGCCCTGCAGCGCGGCACGGCCCTGCCGCCCGCCCGCCTCCTCCCGCCGCAG CAGCTGGAAGCCATTTGTGTTCAAGTTCAGCCAGGACagatgaaggaaacagaaaggcCGGTGCCATCCTCGGCACCAGTCCAGTCCAAAACTGTAATGCTGAGTCAGTCGGTTGGTAGAAATTCGAGCGTGCCAGGACTCGGCATTATTAATCCCCAGATAATTAAGATACAGCCTGTTACAGGACCTgagcggcagcagcagcttttcctgcATAGTTCTTCTGAGTCTCCAATTCAGTTGCTTATGCAGAAACCTTTGCCATCTCATGGATCGGTGCCTGTGAACAAGATTCCCACAAGTAAGGTGCTAAACGGACAGAAAACTGCGCGTGCCACAGTATCACCTGCGAGGTCTTCAAATACTGCAGCCAGCTCAACAAACGCTCTGATGCCATGccttgaaaagaaacaaaaagacgACAAGCTAAAAAAGTCTTTGAAAGTGAAAACTCGTTCTGGACGGATTTCACGCCCTCCGAAGTACAAGGCTAAAGAttataaattcattaaaatggAGGATTTGGCTGACGGTCATCAGTCTGATTCTGATGACTACTCTGAGCTGAGCGTAGAAGATGATGAAGAAGGAAAGGTGAAGGGAAAGGATGCGTTGTTCAATTGTTCAAATTATAATCTGAAACCCAAAATGTTCAAGTGTCAGACTTGTGAAAAATCCTACATAGGAAAAGGAGGATTAGCAAGACACTATAAACTTAATCCCGGTCATGGACAGCTGGAGTCTGTACCTCAAAAAACACCCTTAAATAAACCTAATGGAAGTATGTTTGTGGACAATCTCTGTGGAATAGGAGAGGAAATTACGAGTCCGGTGCATCTGAATTCAATTGCTGCCACTTTAAACAATGAAAATGCACTACCTACCACTTTGGAAGAAACTGCCGGCTCACTGGTTGAACAG aCTAGTAagtctgcagaaagcagaaacctGTTGGCAGAACAACAGAACGAAAGCAGTTCAGGACACCGGGGGCCCATAACAGCAAAAGGACCTGGAAGACCCAGACGAACAAAGAGCCGCGGTCGACCAAGGATGAGAGGAAGATCCAGGTGTTCTGGAAGGCTTAGCAGACCTGGTCAGTCCCCTTCAAAGTCCCTTAGTAGTGTGTCAACAGAACGCAGtgtattcagaagaaaagctagGTTAAAAGAG CTAATACAACAATGTGATAATGAAGACTTGATGGAGCTGGCTCTCCCACGTCTTACAGAGCTTGTTACAGTGTATGAATTCCTGTTGATGAAG GTTGAAAAAGGTTGTCCAGCCAAAGCTTGCTTCCCTGATGTGTATAGAGAATTTGAAGAGTTGCATAATATG GTTGCTGAATCGCTTGGAATTACAGAAATAACGGCTGGCCAACAAAAGATGCAAGGTGTAGACTCTTGTTCACAGCACGTAATTAAAATGGTTAGTGAGCAAGCGCCTGTGGAGACACTGGGACAAAAACGGTTAGCTGAG AGCTCAGGGGAGGAACTGTTGCCATCAGCCAAAAGGACCAAGTTAGAAGACGTAATGGAGAATGTGAATAATGCTTATTCCAGTCAagatgaagtgaaagaaaagagtgGAAATTTATGTACACTCTTTGAAAAAGATG GTCTTAATCCATTAAACAGAGAAATCCTGCTTTCAGAAGACAGACGTGTCACTTgctgcacagctggaagcaTATTACCTGCAGAGGAGGAATGTAATTTACTTGTTGATTCAGAAGTTAGAATCGACGCTGAAAATTCAGGTACCTTCTCTCAGACTGTGGAACTGAGGATAGAGTATTCCCAACCTGTGGACGGGCAGGGACCAGCTATTTCAGCTGACACATCTTTGCTACACACTGAAATTGTATTGCCTGTAGAAGCAGGTAGTTCACCAGAATTAGCTGAAGCACACTTGGTGAGTCAAAACACAGCAGGTGGACTTTCAGCTCCTGAACCCTGCAACTCTGTGTCAGAACATGCAGTGGGCATTCAGAGCACTAACTTGGCAATGAGTGAAGAAAATGGTCTCAATCAAAAATGCCAGACACCACAAGAAGAGAACCAGAATTTTGCTGTGAAAGGACAATCTGAACAATGTCATGATGCTGGTGTGGCTGAGAtgcaggaaatggaaaaagctttttcaacACATGTGCCAATAAACCATCCACGCGGTGCTCAGGCTGAGTTGCACCAGAATCCTGTCCAGGAAGCCTCCCTGTCTGCTGGTGTGAACCATGACTGCGCTTATAATAATGTGAATGAATTTTCTTGTGGGACAGAGGAACAACACGAGCTGGAAAATGCAGTTACTGACCAAACTGTAGCTTTTGAGATTACTGATGAGAGCCATGACTTTTTTACTCAGGGACACGAACAGATTTTTATTCAGACTTCTGATGGGCTTATTTTGTCTCATCctgatgctgctgttttgtctCAGGCAGAAGGTATTGTTATTGTAACTGATTCTGACGGTACTACAATGCACATTCGCACACCTGATGGGATACCTTTGGAAACTGTGGAAGCACTACTGGCAATGGAAGCAGATGGCCAAAGCGAAGATGTTCTGCTCTCACAAAGTGAATTGGAGCCATAA
- the ZNF839 gene encoding zinc finger protein 839 isoform X2: protein MAAPEEGGTQAPPRPPPPAEGEPPGAACGAALGAAASGSFPSPVEPRAVPEELARSSAALEGDTVLYVQAEGAGPSAEEQPPSPSRHAATPLGPAELRRVIERVSGARELRESTPPLRDGGPELPPPPAAVVQNAAQQLRSVAQRVALQRGTALPPARLLPPQLEAICVQVQPGQMKETERPVPSSAPVQSKTVMLSQSVGRNSSVPGLGIINPQIIKIQPVTGPERQQQLFLHSSSESPIQLLMQKPLPSHGSVPVNKIPTSKVLNGQKTARATVSPARSSNTAASSTNALMPCLEKKQKDDKLKKSLKVKTRSGRISRPPKYKAKDYKFIKMEDLADGHQSDSDDYSELSVEDDEEGKVKGKDALFNCSNYNLKPKMFKCQTCEKSYIGKGGLARHYKLNPGHGQLESVPQKTPLNKPNGSMFVDNLCGIGEEITSPVHLNSIAATLNNENALPTTLEETAGSLVEQTSKSAESRNLLAEQQNESSSGHRGPITAKGPGRPRRTKSRGRPRMRGRSRCSGRLSRPGQSPSKSLSSVSTERSVFRRKARLKELIQQCDNEDLMELALPRLTELVTVYEFLLMKVEKGCPAKACFPDVYREFEELHNMVKKMAYDYLSNSDFLSCQQHIEIKDAKVAESLGITEITAGQQKMQGVDSCSQHVIKMVSEQAPVETLGQKRLAESSGEELLPSAKRTKLEDVMENVNNAYSSQDEVKEKSGNLCTLFEKDGLNPLNREILLSEDRRVTCCTAGSILPAEEECNLLVDSEVRIDAENSGTFSQTVELRIEYSQPVDGQGPAISADTSLLHTEIVLPVEAGSSPELAEAHLVSQNTAGGLSAPEPCNSVSEHAVGIQSTNLAMSEENGLNQKCQTPQEENQNFAVKGQSEQCHDAGVAEMQEMEKAFSTHVPINHPRGAQAELHQNPVQEASLSAGVNHDCAYNNVNEFSCGTEEQHELENAVTDQTVAFEITDESHDFFTQGHEQIFIQTSDGLILSHPDAAVLSQAEGIVIVTDSDGTTMHIRTPDGIPLETVEALLAMEADGQSEDVLLSQSELEP, encoded by the exons ATGGCGGCTCCTGAGGAGGGGGGCACCCAGGCGCCGCCGCGCCCTCCTCCCCCGGCTGAGGGCGAGCCCCCCGGAGCCGCCTGCGGGGCGGCCCTCGGCGCGGCGGCAAGCGGCAGCTTTCCGTCCCCGGTGGAGCCGCGGGCGGTGCCGGAGGAGCTGGCTCGGAGCTCGGCCGCTCTGGAAGGCGACACCGTCCTCTACGTGCAGGCGGAGGGCGCGGGGCCGAGCGCGGAGGAGCAGCCGCCTTCGCCGTCCCGCCACGCCGCCACGCCTCTGGGCCCCGCGGAGCTGCGGAGGGTGATCGAGAGGGTGAGCGGGGCCCGAGAGCTGCGGGAATCGACGCCGCCGCTCCGGGACGGCGGCCCCGAGCTCCCCCCGCCGCCGGCAGCCGTCGTGCAGAACGCGGCCCAGCAGCTGCGGAGCGTCGCCCAGCGCGTGGCCCTGCAGCGCGGCACGGCCCTGCCGCCCGCCCGCCTCCTCCCGCCGCAG CTGGAAGCCATTTGTGTTCAAGTTCAGCCAGGACagatgaaggaaacagaaaggcCGGTGCCATCCTCGGCACCAGTCCAGTCCAAAACTGTAATGCTGAGTCAGTCGGTTGGTAGAAATTCGAGCGTGCCAGGACTCGGCATTATTAATCCCCAGATAATTAAGATACAGCCTGTTACAGGACCTgagcggcagcagcagcttttcctgcATAGTTCTTCTGAGTCTCCAATTCAGTTGCTTATGCAGAAACCTTTGCCATCTCATGGATCGGTGCCTGTGAACAAGATTCCCACAAGTAAGGTGCTAAACGGACAGAAAACTGCGCGTGCCACAGTATCACCTGCGAGGTCTTCAAATACTGCAGCCAGCTCAACAAACGCTCTGATGCCATGccttgaaaagaaacaaaaagacgACAAGCTAAAAAAGTCTTTGAAAGTGAAAACTCGTTCTGGACGGATTTCACGCCCTCCGAAGTACAAGGCTAAAGAttataaattcattaaaatggAGGATTTGGCTGACGGTCATCAGTCTGATTCTGATGACTACTCTGAGCTGAGCGTAGAAGATGATGAAGAAGGAAAGGTGAAGGGAAAGGATGCGTTGTTCAATTGTTCAAATTATAATCTGAAACCCAAAATGTTCAAGTGTCAGACTTGTGAAAAATCCTACATAGGAAAAGGAGGATTAGCAAGACACTATAAACTTAATCCCGGTCATGGACAGCTGGAGTCTGTACCTCAAAAAACACCCTTAAATAAACCTAATGGAAGTATGTTTGTGGACAATCTCTGTGGAATAGGAGAGGAAATTACGAGTCCGGTGCATCTGAATTCAATTGCTGCCACTTTAAACAATGAAAATGCACTACCTACCACTTTGGAAGAAACTGCCGGCTCACTGGTTGAACAG aCTAGTAagtctgcagaaagcagaaacctGTTGGCAGAACAACAGAACGAAAGCAGTTCAGGACACCGGGGGCCCATAACAGCAAAAGGACCTGGAAGACCCAGACGAACAAAGAGCCGCGGTCGACCAAGGATGAGAGGAAGATCCAGGTGTTCTGGAAGGCTTAGCAGACCTGGTCAGTCCCCTTCAAAGTCCCTTAGTAGTGTGTCAACAGAACGCAGtgtattcagaagaaaagctagGTTAAAAGAG CTAATACAACAATGTGATAATGAAGACTTGATGGAGCTGGCTCTCCCACGTCTTACAGAGCTTGTTACAGTGTATGAATTCCTGTTGATGAAG GTTGAAAAAGGTTGTCCAGCCAAAGCTTGCTTCCCTGATGTGTATAGAGAATTTGAAGAGTTGCATAATATGGTAAAGAAAATGGCTTATGATTACCTCAGTAATTCTGATTttctgagctgccagcagcataTTGAAATAAAAGATGCTAAG GTTGCTGAATCGCTTGGAATTACAGAAATAACGGCTGGCCAACAAAAGATGCAAGGTGTAGACTCTTGTTCACAGCACGTAATTAAAATGGTTAGTGAGCAAGCGCCTGTGGAGACACTGGGACAAAAACGGTTAGCTGAG AGCTCAGGGGAGGAACTGTTGCCATCAGCCAAAAGGACCAAGTTAGAAGACGTAATGGAGAATGTGAATAATGCTTATTCCAGTCAagatgaagtgaaagaaaagagtgGAAATTTATGTACACTCTTTGAAAAAGATG GTCTTAATCCATTAAACAGAGAAATCCTGCTTTCAGAAGACAGACGTGTCACTTgctgcacagctggaagcaTATTACCTGCAGAGGAGGAATGTAATTTACTTGTTGATTCAGAAGTTAGAATCGACGCTGAAAATTCAGGTACCTTCTCTCAGACTGTGGAACTGAGGATAGAGTATTCCCAACCTGTGGACGGGCAGGGACCAGCTATTTCAGCTGACACATCTTTGCTACACACTGAAATTGTATTGCCTGTAGAAGCAGGTAGTTCACCAGAATTAGCTGAAGCACACTTGGTGAGTCAAAACACAGCAGGTGGACTTTCAGCTCCTGAACCCTGCAACTCTGTGTCAGAACATGCAGTGGGCATTCAGAGCACTAACTTGGCAATGAGTGAAGAAAATGGTCTCAATCAAAAATGCCAGACACCACAAGAAGAGAACCAGAATTTTGCTGTGAAAGGACAATCTGAACAATGTCATGATGCTGGTGTGGCTGAGAtgcaggaaatggaaaaagctttttcaacACATGTGCCAATAAACCATCCACGCGGTGCTCAGGCTGAGTTGCACCAGAATCCTGTCCAGGAAGCCTCCCTGTCTGCTGGTGTGAACCATGACTGCGCTTATAATAATGTGAATGAATTTTCTTGTGGGACAGAGGAACAACACGAGCTGGAAAATGCAGTTACTGACCAAACTGTAGCTTTTGAGATTACTGATGAGAGCCATGACTTTTTTACTCAGGGACACGAACAGATTTTTATTCAGACTTCTGATGGGCTTATTTTGTCTCATCctgatgctgctgttttgtctCAGGCAGAAGGTATTGTTATTGTAACTGATTCTGACGGTACTACAATGCACATTCGCACACCTGATGGGATACCTTTGGAAACTGTGGAAGCACTACTGGCAATGGAAGCAGATGGCCAAAGCGAAGATGTTCTGCTCTCACAAAGTGAATTGGAGCCATAA
- the ZNF839 gene encoding zinc finger protein 839 isoform X1 — protein MAAPEEGGTQAPPRPPPPAEGEPPGAACGAALGAAASGSFPSPVEPRAVPEELARSSAALEGDTVLYVQAEGAGPSAEEQPPSPSRHAATPLGPAELRRVIERVSGARELRESTPPLRDGGPELPPPPAAVVQNAAQQLRSVAQRVALQRGTALPPARLLPPQQLEAICVQVQPGQMKETERPVPSSAPVQSKTVMLSQSVGRNSSVPGLGIINPQIIKIQPVTGPERQQQLFLHSSSESPIQLLMQKPLPSHGSVPVNKIPTSKVLNGQKTARATVSPARSSNTAASSTNALMPCLEKKQKDDKLKKSLKVKTRSGRISRPPKYKAKDYKFIKMEDLADGHQSDSDDYSELSVEDDEEGKVKGKDALFNCSNYNLKPKMFKCQTCEKSYIGKGGLARHYKLNPGHGQLESVPQKTPLNKPNGSMFVDNLCGIGEEITSPVHLNSIAATLNNENALPTTLEETAGSLVEQTSKSAESRNLLAEQQNESSSGHRGPITAKGPGRPRRTKSRGRPRMRGRSRCSGRLSRPGQSPSKSLSSVSTERSVFRRKARLKELIQQCDNEDLMELALPRLTELVTVYEFLLMKVEKGCPAKACFPDVYREFEELHNMVKKMAYDYLSNSDFLSCQQHIEIKDAKVAESLGITEITAGQQKMQGVDSCSQHVIKMVSEQAPVETLGQKRLAESSGEELLPSAKRTKLEDVMENVNNAYSSQDEVKEKSGNLCTLFEKDGLNPLNREILLSEDRRVTCCTAGSILPAEEECNLLVDSEVRIDAENSGTFSQTVELRIEYSQPVDGQGPAISADTSLLHTEIVLPVEAGSSPELAEAHLVSQNTAGGLSAPEPCNSVSEHAVGIQSTNLAMSEENGLNQKCQTPQEENQNFAVKGQSEQCHDAGVAEMQEMEKAFSTHVPINHPRGAQAELHQNPVQEASLSAGVNHDCAYNNVNEFSCGTEEQHELENAVTDQTVAFEITDESHDFFTQGHEQIFIQTSDGLILSHPDAAVLSQAEGIVIVTDSDGTTMHIRTPDGIPLETVEALLAMEADGQSEDVLLSQSELEP, from the exons ATGGCGGCTCCTGAGGAGGGGGGCACCCAGGCGCCGCCGCGCCCTCCTCCCCCGGCTGAGGGCGAGCCCCCCGGAGCCGCCTGCGGGGCGGCCCTCGGCGCGGCGGCAAGCGGCAGCTTTCCGTCCCCGGTGGAGCCGCGGGCGGTGCCGGAGGAGCTGGCTCGGAGCTCGGCCGCTCTGGAAGGCGACACCGTCCTCTACGTGCAGGCGGAGGGCGCGGGGCCGAGCGCGGAGGAGCAGCCGCCTTCGCCGTCCCGCCACGCCGCCACGCCTCTGGGCCCCGCGGAGCTGCGGAGGGTGATCGAGAGGGTGAGCGGGGCCCGAGAGCTGCGGGAATCGACGCCGCCGCTCCGGGACGGCGGCCCCGAGCTCCCCCCGCCGCCGGCAGCCGTCGTGCAGAACGCGGCCCAGCAGCTGCGGAGCGTCGCCCAGCGCGTGGCCCTGCAGCGCGGCACGGCCCTGCCGCCCGCCCGCCTCCTCCCGCCGCAG CAGCTGGAAGCCATTTGTGTTCAAGTTCAGCCAGGACagatgaaggaaacagaaaggcCGGTGCCATCCTCGGCACCAGTCCAGTCCAAAACTGTAATGCTGAGTCAGTCGGTTGGTAGAAATTCGAGCGTGCCAGGACTCGGCATTATTAATCCCCAGATAATTAAGATACAGCCTGTTACAGGACCTgagcggcagcagcagcttttcctgcATAGTTCTTCTGAGTCTCCAATTCAGTTGCTTATGCAGAAACCTTTGCCATCTCATGGATCGGTGCCTGTGAACAAGATTCCCACAAGTAAGGTGCTAAACGGACAGAAAACTGCGCGTGCCACAGTATCACCTGCGAGGTCTTCAAATACTGCAGCCAGCTCAACAAACGCTCTGATGCCATGccttgaaaagaaacaaaaagacgACAAGCTAAAAAAGTCTTTGAAAGTGAAAACTCGTTCTGGACGGATTTCACGCCCTCCGAAGTACAAGGCTAAAGAttataaattcattaaaatggAGGATTTGGCTGACGGTCATCAGTCTGATTCTGATGACTACTCTGAGCTGAGCGTAGAAGATGATGAAGAAGGAAAGGTGAAGGGAAAGGATGCGTTGTTCAATTGTTCAAATTATAATCTGAAACCCAAAATGTTCAAGTGTCAGACTTGTGAAAAATCCTACATAGGAAAAGGAGGATTAGCAAGACACTATAAACTTAATCCCGGTCATGGACAGCTGGAGTCTGTACCTCAAAAAACACCCTTAAATAAACCTAATGGAAGTATGTTTGTGGACAATCTCTGTGGAATAGGAGAGGAAATTACGAGTCCGGTGCATCTGAATTCAATTGCTGCCACTTTAAACAATGAAAATGCACTACCTACCACTTTGGAAGAAACTGCCGGCTCACTGGTTGAACAG aCTAGTAagtctgcagaaagcagaaacctGTTGGCAGAACAACAGAACGAAAGCAGTTCAGGACACCGGGGGCCCATAACAGCAAAAGGACCTGGAAGACCCAGACGAACAAAGAGCCGCGGTCGACCAAGGATGAGAGGAAGATCCAGGTGTTCTGGAAGGCTTAGCAGACCTGGTCAGTCCCCTTCAAAGTCCCTTAGTAGTGTGTCAACAGAACGCAGtgtattcagaagaaaagctagGTTAAAAGAG CTAATACAACAATGTGATAATGAAGACTTGATGGAGCTGGCTCTCCCACGTCTTACAGAGCTTGTTACAGTGTATGAATTCCTGTTGATGAAG GTTGAAAAAGGTTGTCCAGCCAAAGCTTGCTTCCCTGATGTGTATAGAGAATTTGAAGAGTTGCATAATATGGTAAAGAAAATGGCTTATGATTACCTCAGTAATTCTGATTttctgagctgccagcagcataTTGAAATAAAAGATGCTAAG GTTGCTGAATCGCTTGGAATTACAGAAATAACGGCTGGCCAACAAAAGATGCAAGGTGTAGACTCTTGTTCACAGCACGTAATTAAAATGGTTAGTGAGCAAGCGCCTGTGGAGACACTGGGACAAAAACGGTTAGCTGAG AGCTCAGGGGAGGAACTGTTGCCATCAGCCAAAAGGACCAAGTTAGAAGACGTAATGGAGAATGTGAATAATGCTTATTCCAGTCAagatgaagtgaaagaaaagagtgGAAATTTATGTACACTCTTTGAAAAAGATG GTCTTAATCCATTAAACAGAGAAATCCTGCTTTCAGAAGACAGACGTGTCACTTgctgcacagctggaagcaTATTACCTGCAGAGGAGGAATGTAATTTACTTGTTGATTCAGAAGTTAGAATCGACGCTGAAAATTCAGGTACCTTCTCTCAGACTGTGGAACTGAGGATAGAGTATTCCCAACCTGTGGACGGGCAGGGACCAGCTATTTCAGCTGACACATCTTTGCTACACACTGAAATTGTATTGCCTGTAGAAGCAGGTAGTTCACCAGAATTAGCTGAAGCACACTTGGTGAGTCAAAACACAGCAGGTGGACTTTCAGCTCCTGAACCCTGCAACTCTGTGTCAGAACATGCAGTGGGCATTCAGAGCACTAACTTGGCAATGAGTGAAGAAAATGGTCTCAATCAAAAATGCCAGACACCACAAGAAGAGAACCAGAATTTTGCTGTGAAAGGACAATCTGAACAATGTCATGATGCTGGTGTGGCTGAGAtgcaggaaatggaaaaagctttttcaacACATGTGCCAATAAACCATCCACGCGGTGCTCAGGCTGAGTTGCACCAGAATCCTGTCCAGGAAGCCTCCCTGTCTGCTGGTGTGAACCATGACTGCGCTTATAATAATGTGAATGAATTTTCTTGTGGGACAGAGGAACAACACGAGCTGGAAAATGCAGTTACTGACCAAACTGTAGCTTTTGAGATTACTGATGAGAGCCATGACTTTTTTACTCAGGGACACGAACAGATTTTTATTCAGACTTCTGATGGGCTTATTTTGTCTCATCctgatgctgctgttttgtctCAGGCAGAAGGTATTGTTATTGTAACTGATTCTGACGGTACTACAATGCACATTCGCACACCTGATGGGATACCTTTGGAAACTGTGGAAGCACTACTGGCAATGGAAGCAGATGGCCAAAGCGAAGATGTTCTGCTCTCACAAAGTGAATTGGAGCCATAA